AACATGTACGCAGATGCAATAACGTTATCCCTCCCGTTTAGGTTTAGTCGCACACCATTTACTTCTGGTAAGTTTAGTGGTGGTATTTTGTATTGTTTGGTATATGAGACAAGCTCAACTCTCTCGCCATGGCACCTTCCTACATAAAGTATTTTACTTCCCTTGAGTAGCTGTTCTATCAGGCTCACTAAGGAACATCACAGTAGCTTGCCGTTGTCGCAATCTAATATGAGTGGTCTTATTCCAAGATTTCTAATATCAATTCTAGGTGAGAAAGTAAGGTTTTACGATAACTGAATGGTGCCACACGCAAAAGGCCATCTAGACGTCTTTACTGATTTTTATTGTACCTTAAGAAGTATATTGGAGTCAAGGCCGCTTTCAAATATTGCAAACTATTAACTTATTTTTACTTTACACAACTGAGCAGCTAAATTGAAAGGAAGTAATCTTTGATCATCTACTTTCAGGCGTTATAGGGTAAGAAAAGACATAACTACGCCCTACAATATGtaatatttttgaacgaatgtTATGAGTTAAAATCAATACTCGAATTCGTGGTATGCTTGAAGGCAACATTTTTTAAAACCAGAGAACCGAAGCCTCAGCAACtatgcaaattaaaatttgaacttTGTATAGTGCTCCTTATTTATATGCCTTAGAAAACTTCTTGTATGCCGAAAAGTATGTCATCAAAAGTTCATACTTTACCAGATTAGTGAATTTGAAGTTAAGGCTTCTGAGATACACAGACTTTGTTGTACTGTCTTGTAGCCTTTTAAACATAATTTTGGAATTTCGATAATCGATACTCCAACTTttctacaaatttttttataccgAAAGCAGTTGCGCCTAAAATATATGCAACAAATTCTTCAATTTACCACATTCTGCCAGAATTCTTGCTGGTCAAAAAATTTCTAAGAAAACATGATGTGCCCTAAAAGTTATGCAACGTTTATCAGCGTATCTTTCTACTGCCAGGTTACCAGGAATTTTGCGAATATCGGCTGCACGTTGTTAGATCCCCTGCGGTTAAGGGGCTTATAATATATCCACGGGTATGCAGGTGGCGGCAaccctggtgtgatggtagcgtgctccgcctaccacaccgtatgccctgggttcacaccccgggcaaagcaacatcaaaattttagaaatacggtttttcaattagaagaacatttttctaagcggggtcgcccctcggcagtgtttggcaagcgctccgagtgtatttctgccatgaaaagctctcagtgaaaactcatctgccttgcagatgccgttcggagtcggcataaaacaagtaggtcccgtcggccaatttgtagggaaaatcaagaggagcaaattggaagagaagctcggccttagatctcttcggagtttatcgcaccttatatttatttatttatattatgttgaatgtcgagaagcacGCAAGCTTTAGAAGCATGTATTTCGAGATAAAAGTATCCCACAAGAAGCCGGGTTCTCGATTTCTCGAGGCTTGAAACTATTGCTTGTGCTCTAGAAAACCCTGTTAGcccaaaatattaataacaaaaaactgTAACAATTAGCAGAAACATATTCTCTATAGagcataaaaaaatttaacatataaaATTGTCTAAGGACTTAACGAATTAAATACTTTCCCATTACTTTGCATGTATAAgacaaataataattaaaatatatataagtatgtgtgTATGATTCTCTCTTAAAGTGTATAGTTAAAATCATTACTCACCAAGTTATCGAAGCGTAAAGCATCCTCATCGCTCAGACCCATGCTGCGAGTCAATTGCAAATATGTCGATGTGATCGGCTTCAAACTCTCCAAATCCAGCGGCGGCAAACGCGACGATGAACTACGTGAAGTGGCGGCGGAAGCGGTGGCAGCTACGCCGTGATTAGCACCAACACCTGCAGTCGATGATTTTGATGATGTGGAAGCTTTCTCTTCTACGTTCGATTTGAATGAAAGCGCTGCGGCTGCTGAACTTCTCAATGACGATTGTGGCTGTGTGGGTGTGGATGTGACAAGTTGTGAAAGCATTGACGACGATAATGTAGTTAGAGGTGTTGTTGGTATGATTAGTGGAGTCAATGTAGGCATTGATTTTGTGCGCGGCGTTATTGATGATGATGAGCCATTCGTTGTTGTGGTGCGTGTAGACCTGCAAATAGAAGATTTTGAAAGATTAATGGCGCTGAGCTGTGCGATAGGAGGAGGTGGAGTTAGTGGTGGCAGCGTAGACGCAGCGCAAGCCACCTCAACTAGATCAGCGGCAACGGCAGCTGTAGCAGTATCAACAGTAATTTTGGAACTAGACGAAGGCGCAGCGCGCTCTGGAATAGGCTCAGTGTCGCCTATATGTAGGCGATAGCTGTTTTCACTTTCGGGTGAAGTTTTAAACTTTTTCAGCAGCGGCTCATCGGCTGTCATTTCTCGTTTGCTTGCGTTTGGACTTTCTAAATTAACTGCGCGTTCGCGCGTAGTGCATGAAGTAGCAGCGCGCTCTTTTGCGTACTCAGTAGCTGCCACATCCACGCCACTAGCTGTGAGTAACGAGCTTCCTCCACCCGCTGAAGTTAATGTGCGCTGAGTGGCTAACATTTCCGCAACACCAAACTCAGCGGGCATTGCAGTTGTCGACATTGGAAAGGTGCCAGCATAAAAACGACGCATCATTTCATAATAACGAATAAAACTATCGTGCGTCTTTAAGAAATTCATATCGAAACAAAGGGGATGATAGCCGAAATAAGAAGGCGGCGCATGTGTAACCGGTTCGCGCACCACCAATGATGATGGTGCTGTTGCCGGCGTCGACATTGCCGCTGATACTACGATCGGAGGTGGAGTCAAAGGACGTTGTAGTTGTGGATTAATGCGTATTTTGGGTTGTGTAATTTTTGGTGATGACAATGGCGATGGTAGCGGTGAGCTTATATCGGACATTAAATCAATGATAGTACTAGTAGTTGTTGTTGCTACAGCTGCATCCGTTGAGCTAGATCTTGGTTGTTTAGTTGGCAGTAGTGCGTCACGCTGCCTGGGTGCAGCCGTTAGCAAAGTGCGCGCTAACGACTGCGAAGCTGGTATTAGTTTAGTTTGATTATCTATCGCCTCCTCCAATTGGGAGTAGCGACGTTTTACGGGCACCACTAATGGTgcgcttgctgttgttgttgtagtggaaGATTTTGTTGCGCTGACGCCAATGCTGGTTAATGTTGATGTACACGATACTGTAGCTTTTACGTAACCAGCTGCGGCGCTGCTAATGCGTATTGGTCCGTCGACTTCGGCAGAGCTTTCTGTATGCGTTGCATAGTTAAGTATGCCCTCGACTTCGGATGAGCTTTCATTGCCACATTCATCGGGTTGGTGCAACGATGTGGCCGGTGAAGCAGCGCGTAAGTTCTTTTTACACTCTGGACAAATGGAGAGAAAACGTGTGACAGCTTCGCGCGGCAAGAAAGCATACGTTTCGGTgatctaaaagaaaaaaaagatttaaatttagtttcctTTAACTGTGTTTGCATATCAGCGCAATTTTTTTCTACAACTTTACACTCACTATGCGATATGTGCGCTTTTGTCCAGCATGCATCCCACTGCGTCCACCCAATTCCATGTGCACATTGTAGATAATGTCAAAGAACTCTTCCACAACAGCCACCTTGCGATAAGTGCGTTTACCATACTCCTACAAAGCGCAAGAGCTTTTAAAGTCTAATTTATCATATCTTGCTACTCCACTTACCTTCGTAGTTGAGCCTACAAATAGATCAACTAAACTGGGATTATCCGAGAGCACCGCATTAGCTGGGAGCGGTTCTAGCTGCCGATGTCCACCAGCTGCTTCTTCAAAATCAGCTGGACGTTTGGTAGTGAaagctaaatttgaaaaaaatatatattttagaaaGCTTTGCATATAGCGCCGCTACTCGAACATACCTTTTGTCTTCACCCAAAAACGAAACTTTGAACTATCTGGCCGACTATGTTCCTTACCCTCTAATGCTTTCAGTATACGCGTTTTCTTGCGCATCGTTATAGTTTTGGTCTTTGCTTGATCGCCATAATTTTTCAATGCCCAAGGTTGAAAAAGCTGTATGAGCATAAAGAGAGCATGTTTTCATTTTTAATTATTCAGAGTTTAAAGCTTTAAAGCTATCTCATTTACCTCATAAATATGTTGACGTTCAGCCTGTCGTTGCCTTTGCGAGCCTAAAGCCATTTCCGAAAATCTCACTGGCATCGTCGTAGCTTTATAGAATACTAGTTCGTGTTTCTGCTGCTCACCAGTAACAACAATTGGTAAGTCAGTATCATCATCATCAGCTTCGTAAGAAATATCTGGAGC
The DNA window shown above is from Eurosta solidaginis isolate ZX-2024a chromosome 2, ASM4086904v1, whole genome shotgun sequence and carries:
- the LOC137239691 gene encoding uncharacterized protein → MDLSREQSPGDAREEKAHGYEHEELTIDEQQIQRQQQDLKQLDQQQAQHEQAQQEQTLLPAPSQFVVEEETPGVASTSAFAPDISYEADDDDTDLPIVVTGEQQKHELVFYKATTMPVRFSEMALGSQRQRQAERQHIYELFQPWALKNYGDQAKTKTITMRKKTRILKALEGKEHSRPDSSKFRFWVKTKAFTTKRPADFEEAAGGHRQLEPLPANAVLSDNPSLVDLFVGSTTKEYGKRTYRKVAVVEEFFDIIYNVHMELGGRSGMHAGQKRTYRIITETYAFLPREAVTRFLSICPECKKNLRAASPATSLHQPDECGNESSSEVEGILNYATHTESSAEVDGPIRISSAAAGYVKATVSCTSTLTMVPVKRRYSQLEEAIDNQTKLIPASQSLARTLLTAAPRQRDALLPTKQPRSSSTDAAVATTTTSTIIDLMSDISSPLPSPLSSPKITQPKIRINPQLQRPLTPPPIVVSAAMSTPATAPSSLVVREPVTHAPPSYFGYHPLCFDMNFLKTHDSFIRYYEMMRRFYAGTFPMSTTAMPAEFGVAEMLATQRTLTSAGGGSSLLTASGVDVAATEYAKERAATSCTTRERAVNLESPNASKREMTADEPLLKKFKTSPESENSYRLHIGDTEPIPERAAPSSSSKITVDTATAAVAADLVEVACAASTLPPLTPPPPIAQLSAINLSKSSICRSTRTTTTNGSSSSITPRTKSMPTLTPLIIPTTPLTTLSSSMLSQLVTSTPTQPQSSLRSSAAAALSFKSNVEEKASTSSKSSTAGVGANHGVAATASAATSRSSSSRLPPLDLESLKPITSTYLQLTRSMGLSDEDALRFDNLVSNDFNYTL